One stretch of Bombina bombina isolate aBomBom1 chromosome 7, aBomBom1.pri, whole genome shotgun sequence DNA includes these proteins:
- the RAG1 gene encoding V(D)J recombination-activating protein 1, whose product MEMQWSNEMQHPFTKFSEWKFKLFRVKSLERRPSEEEKSESEFSNSCSSEESPILLGNANNQSLDSSPQVPTNLKPQETNVVEHNKTELTRVEEEVHVAAIQQLCRICGASFKMDQQNRSYPVHGPVDSETQEVLKRREKKATSWPDLIYKIFKIDVKGDLDIIHPTRFCHNCWIIMNQKFNHNTSEVYFPRNNAVEWRVHSSDCDVCNTAKIWGKRKGSLQSHSHLPKKCKLGPEFARKNKTSNHPSHGKNNKVLLQIQTHCKKIHLDSSLLVVDYPSAFIKSVTCQVCEHILSDPVQTTCKHLFCRICILKYIKLAGCYCPACRYTCFPTDLTTPVKSYINVLNSLVLKCKISGCDEETSLGKYHTHISKHTESKEKEAYAHINKGGRPRLHLLSLTRRAQKHRLRELKMQVKAFSDKEEGGDVKSVCLTLFLLALRARNEHRQADELEAIMEGRGAGLHPAVCLAIRVNTFLSCSQYHKMYRTVKATTGRQIFQPLHALRNAEKALLPGYHPFEWKPPLKNVSTCTDIGIIDGLSGLNRSIDEYPVDVISKRFRYDAALVSTLKDMEEDILQGLKSEDLDDYFSGPFTVVIKESCDGMGDVSEKHGSGPAVPEKAVRFSFTIMNISVNNNNGLVRIFEETKPNSELCCKPLCLMLADESDHETLTAILSPLVAEREAMKTSELMLEMGGILRNFKFIFRGTGYDEKLVREVEGLEASGSVYICTLCDATRLEASQNLVFHSISRCHTENLQRYETWRANPYHECVDELRDRVKGVSAKPFIETLPSIDALHCDIGNAAEFYRLFQLEIGEVYKNPNASKDERKKWQSTLDKHLRKRMNLKPIMRMNGNFARKLMSKETVEAVCELLPCEERKQTLRELMDLYLKMKPVWRSSCPAKECPELLCQYSFHSQCFAELLSSKFKYRYAGKITNYFHKTLAHVPEIIERDGSIGAWASEGNESGNKLFRRFRKMNARQSKFYEMEDVLKHHWLYTSKYLQRFMNAHKTLKNQGFTIDIEQNPEKAEEELECSMESLESMEF is encoded by the coding sequence ATGGAGATGCAATGGTCAAATGAAATGCAGCATCCATTTACCAAATTCTCTGAGTGGAAATTCAAACTGTTTAGAGTGAAGTCCTTGGAAAGGAGACCATCTGAGGAAGAAAAATCGGAAAGTGAGTTTTCGAACTCCTGCTCCTCAGAGGAAAGCCCTATACTTCTGGGGAATGCAAACAATCAAAGTCTTGACTCATCACCACAAGTGCCAACAAACTTAAAACCACAGGAAACCAATGTGGTTGAACACAATAAAACAGAGCTGACAAGAGTGGAAGAAGAAGTCCATGTAGCTGCTATTCAGCAGCTGTGCCGCATTTGTGGTGCTTCATTTAAAATGGATCAGCAAAACAGAAGCTATCCAGTCCATGGACCTGTAGACAGTGAAACCCAGGAGGTTCTGAAACGGAGAGAGAAGAAAGCCACCTCCTGGCCTGATCTTATCTACAAGATCTTTAAAATTGATGTGAAAGGGGATCTGGACATCATTCACCCCACCCGGTTCTGCCACAATTGTTGGATAATTATGAACCAAAAATTCAACCATAATACAAGTGAAGTTTATTTCCCTAGAAATAATGCCGTGGAGTGGAGAGTGCATTCCTCTGACTGTGATGTCTGCAACACTGCAAAAATTTGGGGTAAAAGAAAGGGGTCTCTTCAATCACACTCCCATCTCCCTAAAAAATGCAAGCTGGGACCagaatttgcaagaaaaaacaagACCTCTAATCATCCATCCCATGGGAAAAATAACAAAGTTCTGCTTCAGATACAAACACATTGCAAGAAGATCCATCTAGACAGCAGCCTGTTGGTGGTTGACTACCCCTCTGCCTTTATTAAATCAGTCACTTGCCAGGTGTGTGAACACATTCTGTCTGATCCTGTGCAAACCACCTGCAAGCACTTGTTCTGTAGGATCTGCATTCTCAAGTATATTAAGCTTGCAGGCTGTTACTGCCCAGCCTGTAGGTACACCTGTTTCCCCACTGACCTTACAACACCTGTGAAATCTTACATTAATGTCCTGAATTCCTTAGTGTTAAAATGCAAAATTTCTGGATGTGATGAGGAAACCTCCCTGGGAAAGTACCATACTCACATTTCTAAACACACAGAGAGCAAAGAAaaagaggcatatgcacatatcaacAAGGGAGGGCGGCCAAGACTGCATCTGCTTTCGCTTACAAGGAGAGCTCAAAAACATCGCCTGAGGGAGCTGAAGATGCAGGTCAAGGCTTTTTCAGACAAGGAGGAAGGTGGTGATGTGAAATCGGTATGCCTCACCCTCTTTCTCTTGGCCTTGAGAGCTAGGAATGAACACAGACAGGCAGATGAATTGGAGGCCATCATGGAGGGGAGAGGTGCAGGACTTCATCCAGCTGTTTGTCTTGCAATACGAGTAAACACCTTTCTCAGCTGCAGCCAATACCACAAAATGTACAGAACTGTCAAAGCTACAACAGGGAGACAGATCTTCCAGCCACTGCATGCTTTGAGAAATGCAGAGAAAGCCCTCTTACCAGGGTATCATCCATTTGAATGGAAGCCACCTCTTAAAAATGTTTCCACTTGTACAGACATTGGGATTATTGATGGACTTTCTGGACTGAACCGTTCCATAGATGAATACCCTGTAGATGTAATTTCCAAAAGATTTAGATATGATGCAGCTCTGGTCTCCACTTTAAAAGACATGGAAGAAGATATTCTTCAAGGATTAAAGTCAGAAGACCTAGATGATTACTTTAGTGGGCCCTTTACTGTAGTGATAAAAGAATCCTGTGATGGGATGGGGGATGTGAGTGAAAAGCATGGCAGTGGGCCTGCAGTACCCGAAAAGGCTGTCCGCTTTTCTTTCACAATAATGAATATTAGTGTTAACAACAATAATGGCCTAGTGAGAATATTCGAAGAGACTAAACCAAACTCAGAGCTATGCTGTAAGCCACTATGCCTAATGTTAGCAGATGAATCTGATCATGAGACGCTGACTGCCATCCTGAGTCCTCTTGTAGCTGAAAGAGAGGCTATGAAAACCAGTGAGTTAATGTTGGAGATGGGAGGTATTCTGAGAAATTTCAAATTCATATTCCGTGGTACAGGGTATGATGAAAAGCTGGTGCGGGAAGTAGAAGGTTTAGAAGCATCAGGCTCTGTATACATCTGTACCCTGTGTGATGCTACACGCCTGGAAGCATCTCAGAACTTGGTTTTCCACTCTATAAGTAGATGCCATACTGAAAACTTGCAGCGCTATGAAACATGGAGAGCCAACCCATACCACGAATGTGTAGATGAACTGCGGGACAGAGTAAAAGGTGTTTCTGCAAAGCCCTTTATTGAAACCCTTCCATCAATTGATGCATTGCATTGTGACATTGGAAATGCAGCTGAGTTTTACAGATTGTTTCAGCTTGAGATAGGAGAAGTCTACAAAAACCCCAATGCCAGCAAAGATGAGAGAAAGAAGTGGCAGTCAACACTTGACAAGCACCTCAGGAAAAGAATGAACCTAAAGCCTATAATGAGAATGAATGGGAATTTTGCCAGGAAGCTCATGAGCAAAGAGACTGTAGAGGCTGTCTGTGAGCTATTGCCTTGTGAGGAGAGAAAGCAAACTCTCAGGGAGCTGATGGATCTATATCTAAAAATGAAACCAGTGTGGCGCTCTTCATGTCCTGCCAAAGAATGCCCTGAACTGCTGTGTCAGTACAGCTTCCACTCCCAATGCTTTGCAGAGCTGCTGTCCTCCAAGTTCAAGTACAGATATGCAGGCAAGATCACTAATTACTTCCACAAAACTTTAGCCCATGTGCCAGAAATAATAGAGCGGGATGGCTCAATTGGTGCTTGGGCCAGTGAGGGAAATGAGTCTGGTAACAAACTCTTTAGGCGCTTCCGGAAGATGAATGCTAGACAGTCCAAGTTTTATGAGATGGAAGATGTACTGAAACACCACTGGCTGTACACGTCTAAATACCTCCAGCGCTTTATGAATGCTCACAAAACTCTAAAAAACCAGGGTTTCACCATAGACATAGAGCAAAATCCAGAAAAGGCAGAAGAGGAGCTAGAATGCTCCATGGAATCTTTAGAATCTATGGAATTCTAA